From one Coxiella-like endosymbiont genomic stretch:
- a CDS encoding ATP-binding cassette domain-containing protein, which produces MTQRFSLYEDLSVAENLNFVARLYRMKNRKTLMKRSIKALGLMDKSEQLAGTLSGGWKQRLAFSSELIHRPKLLLLDEPIAGVNPIKLVANSTIILII; this is translated from the coding sequence ATGACGCAACGTTTTAGTTTGTATGAAGATCTAAGTGTGGCAGAAAATTTAAATTTCGTCGCAAGATTATATAGAATGAAAAATCGCAAAACTCTTATGAAACGAAGTATTAAGGCATTAGGGTTAATGGATAAGAGCGAGCAATTAGCAGGAACATTATCCGGTGGTTGGAAACAACGTCTAGCTTTTTCTTCAGAACTAATTCATCGTCCCAAATTATTGCTATTAGACGAACCAATCGCGGGAGTTAATCCTATAAAGCTCGTCGCGAATTCTACGATCATATTAATTATTTAG